One genomic segment of Methanobrevibacter ruminantium includes these proteins:
- a CDS encoding transglutaminase-like domain-containing protein encodes MEIIDSSGQFKKGLNQNTKLSVRKYLYGGGYAKITKAIRKLSKKITSKYSTKLEKATAIYNYVRNNLGYSYYANSKKGAAKTLRTKRGNCCDHANLIVALCRASKIPARYTHAKGCKFGSGLATGHVWAQIYVNGRWYSADGTSYRNSLGHIKNWNTKSYRKLRIYRSIPF; translated from the coding sequence TTGGAAATCATAGATTCTTCAGGTCAGTTTAAAAAAGGTTTGAATCAGAACACTAAGCTTTCTGTAAGAAAGTATCTCTATGGTGGGGGATATGCGAAAATAACTAAAGCCATTAGAAAATTATCTAAAAAGATTACAAGTAAGTATTCCACTAAATTGGAAAAGGCAACTGCAATCTATAATTATGTTAGGAATAATTTAGGATACAGTTACTATGCAAATTCCAAAAAAGGAGCTGCAAAAACATTAAGAACTAAAAGAGGAAATTGCTGCGATCATGCCAATTTAATCGTGGCTCTATGCAGAGCCTCTAAGATTCCAGCAAGATATACTCATGCGAAGGGATGTAAATTTGGCTCTGGTTTGGCAACAGGTCATGTCTGGGCTCAGATATATGTTAATGGAAGATGGTATTCTGCAGATGGAACAAGCTATAGAAACAGTTTAGGCCATATTAAAAACTGGAATACAAAATCTTATAGGAAACTACGTATTTATAGGTCTATTCCATTTTAA
- a CDS encoding metal-dependent transcriptional regulator, translating to MAKEISENIEEYLEVLYKFGSKDSHVSTTTLSRELGIAPGSVTQMLKKLEDIGYIDYVPYKGASLTDEGSKIAQKITRKHRILERFLKDVLKIKDENLHAQACEMEHSLSDEAERAICHMLEHPDTCPDNHLIPACDFDFANCDDCINNQSDIEDIGIREFNLLSISQLGSGEEGEVLFIRGGDSSLSDAMDAGIAIGSKIRISDSVDSNYNVFIDDSQIEVSRDLANNIFVKTF from the coding sequence ATGGCTAAAGAAATTAGTGAGAATATTGAAGAGTATTTGGAAGTTCTTTACAAGTTCGGAAGTAAAGACTCCCATGTGTCTACAACAACTTTATCAAGAGAGTTAGGTATTGCGCCAGGTAGTGTTACCCAAATGCTTAAAAAACTTGAAGATATAGGTTATATCGATTATGTTCCATACAAAGGGGCTTCTTTAACTGATGAAGGTAGCAAGATAGCTCAAAAGATTACACGTAAACATAGAATTCTTGAAAGATTCCTCAAGGATGTCTTGAAAATCAAGGATGAAAACCTTCATGCTCAAGCTTGTGAAATGGAACATTCCTTGTCTGATGAGGCTGAAAGAGCTATTTGCCATATGCTAGAACATCCTGATACATGTCCTGATAACCATTTGATTCCTGCATGTGACTTTGACTTTGCTAACTGTGATGACTGCATAAATAATCAAAGTGACATAGAAGACATTGGTATTAGGGAATTCAATTTATTGTCCATTTCCCAATTGGGCTCTGGAGAAGAAGGTGAAGTCCTCTTTATAAGAGGAGGCGACTCATCATTATCCGATGCAATGGATGCTGGAATTGCTATAGGATCTAAAATCAGAATATCTGATTCTGTAGATTCAAATTATAATGTTTTTATAGATGATTCCCAAATAGAAGTTTCAAGGGATTTGGCAAATAACATATTCGTAAAAACTTTCTAG
- the endA gene encoding tRNA-intron lyase — protein sequence MRGDLCEGIVTIKIEEGNQRAVSLNQKSQFGKLSEDCLELSIIEACYLMESGRLDIYENDKKCDVNYIIDLIKEDEIYGKYLVYRDLKNRGYIIKTGFKYGSEFRLYERGTGPGHAHSDFLVKVLYETNEVNVLDFASYVRVSHGVNKKLLLAVVDDDLDVTYYNIEWTRP from the coding sequence ATGCGTGGAGATTTATGTGAAGGTATTGTAACCATAAAAATTGAAGAGGGCAACCAAAGAGCGGTTTCCCTTAATCAAAAAAGCCAATTCGGTAAATTGTCCGAGGATTGCTTAGAGCTTTCCATAATTGAGGCATGCTACTTGATGGAAAGCGGTCGTTTGGACATTTATGAAAATGACAAGAAATGTGATGTTAATTATATCATTGATTTAATAAAAGAAGATGAGATTTACGGCAAATACCTTGTTTATAGGGATTTGAAAAACAGAGGTTACATTATCAAGACAGGATTTAAGTACGGATCTGAATTCAGACTTTATGAAAGGGGCACCGGTCCAGGTCATGCACACTCTGACTTCTTGGTTAAGGTATTGTATGAAACAAATGAGGTTAATGTATTGGACTTTGCAAGCTATGTGAGAGTTTCCCACGGTGTAAACAAGAAACTGTTGCTTGCAGTCGTTGATGACGATTTGGACGTTACCTATTATAACATAGAGTGGACTCGTCCATAA